The Limnochorda sp. LNt genome includes a region encoding these proteins:
- the hemL gene encoding glutamate-1-semialdehyde 2,1-aminomutase, translating into MTRHSEATQQWWERARHAIPGGVNSPVRAFGAVGGTPVFIVRGQGPYVYDLEGRRYIDLVQSWGAVILGHAHPAVTEAVKRAAADGTSFGMPTTAEVELAETIAGAIPSVEMVRLVNSGTEAVMSAVRLARAVTGRPYVVKFEGCYHGHSDGMLVRAGSGAAVYGAPQGTSSPASPGVSPGAAGETLLARYNHLSDVEALFDRWGDRIAAVVVEPVAANMGVVLPEPGFLEGLRELTRRHGSLLIFDEVITGFRVGWSGAQGRLGVTPDLTCLGKVIGGGLPVGAYGGPRALMEQVAPAGPVYQAGTLSGNPITVAAGLAVLRELARPGVYERLEALGQRLAEGLRQSAREAGVALSVVQMGGLVGIAFAEAAPTDFDSARAADAGRYARFFHAMLERGVHLAPAMLEAVFVGLAHDEAVVDAVVEAAQAALIESAR; encoded by the coding sequence ATGACCAGACACAGTGAAGCGACGCAGCAGTGGTGGGAGAGGGCGCGGCACGCCATCCCGGGCGGGGTCAACAGCCCCGTGCGGGCGTTCGGTGCGGTGGGAGGCACCCCGGTCTTCATCGTGCGGGGGCAGGGGCCTTACGTCTACGACCTGGAGGGCCGCCGCTACATCGACCTCGTGCAATCGTGGGGCGCGGTCATCCTGGGCCACGCCCACCCCGCCGTCACGGAGGCGGTCAAGCGCGCGGCGGCGGACGGCACCAGCTTCGGCATGCCCACCACGGCCGAGGTAGAGCTGGCCGAGACCATCGCGGGGGCCATCCCCTCCGTGGAGATGGTACGCCTCGTCAACTCGGGCACCGAGGCGGTCATGAGCGCCGTGCGCCTGGCGAGGGCCGTGACGGGGCGGCCCTACGTCGTCAAGTTCGAAGGGTGCTACCACGGCCACTCGGACGGCATGCTAGTGCGGGCCGGCTCGGGGGCGGCCGTCTACGGGGCGCCGCAAGGAACTTCTTCGCCGGCGTCGCCCGGTGTCAGCCCGGGGGCGGCCGGCGAGACGCTGCTCGCCCGCTACAACCACCTGTCCGACGTCGAGGCCCTCTTCGATCGGTGGGGCGACCGGATCGCCGCCGTCGTGGTGGAGCCCGTCGCGGCCAACATGGGGGTGGTCCTGCCCGAGCCGGGCTTCCTCGAGGGGTTGCGGGAGCTGACGCGTCGCCACGGCAGCCTCCTCATCTTCGACGAGGTGATCACGGGCTTCAGGGTCGGCTGGAGCGGCGCCCAGGGCCGGCTCGGCGTGACACCGGATCTGACGTGCCTGGGCAAGGTCATCGGCGGCGGGCTGCCCGTGGGGGCCTACGGCGGGCCGCGGGCCCTGATGGAGCAGGTGGCCCCGGCGGGCCCCGTCTACCAGGCCGGCACGCTGTCGGGCAACCCCATCACGGTGGCGGCGGGCCTGGCGGTGCTGCGGGAGCTGGCTCGCCCGGGCGTCTACGAGCGCCTCGAGGCGTTGGGGCAGCGCCTGGCCGAGGGGCTGCGGCAGTCGGCCCGTGAGGCCGGGGTGGCCCTGTCGGTCGTGCAGATGGGAGGCCTGGTCGGCATCGCGTTCGCCGAGGCGGCGCCGACGGACTTCGACTCGGCAAGAGCGGCCGATGCCGGGCGCTACGCCCGCTTCTTCCATGCCATGCTCGAGCGGGGCGTCCACCTGGCACCCGCCATGCTGGAGGCCGTCTTCGTGGGGCTGGCCCACGACGAGGCGGTGGTGGACGCGGTCGTCGAGGCGGCCCAGGCGGCCCTCATCGAGTCGGCACGGTAG
- a CDS encoding MerR family transcriptional regulator — MSEWVGLKEACRILGVHETTLRRWTDQGLIVAFRTPGGHRRYLRQELLAFLERGRALALQAPAEPLERLQQRALAEAHQILAHRLVEEPWTPRYDSVRPSKRANGRQLLGLLIQYAARGDQEQAYLQAARAIMRQYGREALQLGLSIPETARAVLTFRQVIMEAVAHSLDRPPAHDPEGWRVMERAGIFFDELLVATLEGYLQGDGSGGAQPGEAMA, encoded by the coding sequence TTGAGCGAGTGGGTGGGGCTCAAGGAGGCGTGCCGGATCCTGGGGGTGCACGAGACCACCCTGCGGCGGTGGACGGACCAGGGGCTCATCGTCGCCTTCCGCACGCCAGGGGGCCACCGCCGCTACCTGCGCCAGGAGCTGCTGGCCTTCCTCGAGCGGGGCCGGGCCCTGGCCCTGCAGGCGCCGGCGGAGCCGCTGGAGCGGCTGCAGCAACGGGCGCTGGCCGAGGCCCACCAGATACTGGCCCACCGGCTGGTCGAGGAGCCGTGGACGCCCCGCTACGACTCCGTGCGGCCCTCCAAGCGTGCCAACGGGCGCCAGCTGCTGGGGCTGCTGATCCAGTACGCGGCGCGGGGCGACCAGGAGCAGGCCTACCTGCAGGCGGCCCGGGCCATCATGCGCCAATACGGCCGTGAGGCGCTCCAGCTCGGGCTGTCCATCCCCGAGACGGCCCGGGCCGTGCTGACCTTCCGCCAGGTCATCATGGAGGCCGTCGCCCATTCGCTGGACCGTCCGCCGGCCCACGACCCCGAGGGGTGGCGGGTGATGGAGCGGGCCGGGATCTTCTTCGACGAGCTGCTGGTGGCGACGCTCGAGGGGTACCTGCAGGGCGACGGGAGCGGCGGGGCGCAGCCCGGGGAGGCGATGGCGTGA
- the hemB gene encoding porphobilinogen synthase, whose translation MGGAVVGRETGVRPRRLRRTPGLRAMVRETRLSSEQLIYPIFVQPAGVALQPVESMPGVMRWPVDRVDEPAGEALETGVGAVLLFGIPPAKDARGSGADDPEGVVQQAVRRLKARWPELVVVTDVCLCEYTEHGHCGILRERRGTMEVDNDKTLERLAATAVSHAEAGADIVAPSSMMDDQVRAIRQALDAAGWEDVAVMAYSAKFASAFYGPFREAAGSAPAFGDRRAYQMDPANAREALREVALDVAQGADIVMVKPALAYLDVVRAVREAMALPVAAYNVSGEYAMVEAAARQGWIDRRAVVLESLTAMARAGADLIITYHAVEAARWLREG comes from the coding sequence ATGGGGGGCGCGGTGGTCGGGCGGGAGACGGGGGTGCGCCCCCGGCGGCTGCGGCGCACTCCGGGTCTGCGTGCCATGGTGCGGGAGACCCGCCTTTCGAGCGAGCAGCTCATCTATCCCATCTTCGTGCAGCCGGCGGGCGTCGCCCTCCAGCCGGTGGAATCCATGCCCGGGGTGATGCGCTGGCCCGTCGACCGCGTGGACGAGCCGGCGGGGGAGGCGCTCGAGACAGGGGTGGGGGCGGTGCTCCTCTTCGGCATCCCGCCGGCCAAGGACGCTCGGGGTAGCGGCGCCGACGATCCCGAGGGCGTGGTGCAGCAGGCCGTGCGTCGCCTCAAGGCCCGGTGGCCCGAGCTGGTGGTGGTGACGGACGTGTGCCTGTGCGAGTACACGGAGCACGGCCACTGCGGGATCCTGCGGGAGCGGCGGGGGACGATGGAGGTCGACAACGACAAGACCCTCGAGCGCCTGGCGGCCACGGCGGTCTCCCACGCCGAGGCAGGTGCCGACATCGTGGCTCCCAGCTCCATGATGGACGACCAGGTGCGGGCCATCCGCCAGGCCCTGGACGCAGCCGGCTGGGAGGACGTGGCCGTCATGGCCTACTCGGCCAAGTTCGCGTCGGCCTTCTACGGGCCGTTCCGCGAGGCGGCCGGGTCGGCGCCCGCCTTCGGGGACCGGCGGGCCTACCAGATGGACCCCGCCAACGCCCGGGAGGCCCTGCGGGAGGTGGCCCTCGACGTGGCCCAGGGCGCGGACATCGTCATGGTGAAGCCGGCCCTGGCCTACCTCGACGTGGTGCGGGCCGTCCGGGAGGCCATGGCGCTGCCGGTCGCCGCCTACAACGTCAGCGGGGAGTACGCCATGGTGGAGGCCGCCGCCCGCCAGGGCTGGATCGACCGGCGGGCCGTGGTGCTGGAGAGCCTCACGGCCATGGCGCGGGCAGGGGCCGATCTCATCATCACCTACCACGCCGTCGAGGCGGCCCGGTGGCTGCGTGAGGGATGA
- the hemQ gene encoding hydrogen peroxide-dependent heme synthase encodes MADKSDLYVYFPVFQRTRRWAELSPEQREQTVAEAQGLLEQGGAVQVRGVYSTAGFRADADLMMWWISPSPDELQARLAAFRRTALGARLRLTHAFMGLHRPAEFNPEHVPAFVQGKAPLRYLCVYPFVRTPEWYLLPPQERAAMLREHGELARPYPDVLANTTSAFGLGDYEWVLAFETEDLGRLVDMIRALRSAKARRYVSLETPFVTGIRKSLAEAVADLG; translated from the coding sequence GTGGCCGACAAGTCGGACCTCTACGTCTACTTCCCCGTCTTCCAGCGGACCCGGCGCTGGGCGGAGCTGTCGCCCGAGCAGCGCGAGCAGACGGTAGCCGAGGCCCAGGGGCTGCTCGAGCAGGGCGGCGCCGTGCAGGTGCGGGGGGTCTACTCGACGGCGGGCTTTCGGGCCGACGCCGATCTGATGATGTGGTGGATCTCGCCGTCGCCGGACGAGCTGCAGGCACGGCTGGCCGCCTTCCGGCGGACGGCGCTGGGCGCCCGGCTACGGCTGACCCACGCCTTCATGGGGCTGCACCGACCCGCCGAGTTCAACCCGGAGCACGTGCCGGCCTTCGTGCAGGGCAAGGCGCCGCTGCGATACCTGTGCGTCTACCCGTTCGTGCGCACGCCCGAGTGGTATCTGCTGCCGCCCCAGGAGCGGGCGGCCATGCTGCGGGAGCATGGCGAGCTGGCGAGGCCCTACCCCGACGTGCTGGCCAACACCACGTCGGCCTTCGGGCTGGGCGACTACGAGTGGGTGCTGGCCTTCGAGACCGAGGACCTGGGCCGACTGGTCGACATGATCCGGGCGCTGCGCTCGGCCAAGGCGCGCCGCTACGTCAGCCTGGAGACGCCCTTCGTGACGGGCATCCGCAAGAGCCTGGCGGAGGCCGTGGCCGACCTGGGGTGA
- the folE gene encoding GTP cyclohydrolase I FolE — MDEAPDVDPQRLERIRRAVREILEAVGEDPDRPGLRETPDRAARMLVEIFAGVHEEPADELTLTYEEGAEDLVVVRDIPLHSMCEHHLLPFMGRVHIAYLPAGGRLTGLSKLARLVQGYARRPQVQERLTNQIADAVEARLRPRGVAVVIEAEHLCMIMRGARAEGSRAVTMAVRGLYERDPAERTAVLALLGHREPRRG, encoded by the coding sequence ATGGACGAGGCACCCGACGTCGATCCGCAGCGGCTCGAGCGGATCCGCCGCGCCGTCCGGGAGATCCTGGAGGCCGTCGGCGAGGATCCGGACCGCCCGGGGTTGCGGGAGACGCCCGACCGGGCGGCACGGATGCTGGTCGAGATCTTCGCAGGCGTGCACGAAGAGCCCGCCGACGAGCTGACCCTCACCTACGAGGAGGGAGCCGAGGACCTGGTGGTGGTGCGCGACATCCCCCTCCACTCCATGTGCGAGCACCACCTGCTCCCCTTCATGGGGAGGGTCCACATCGCCTACCTCCCCGCCGGCGGGCGGCTGACCGGGCTCTCCAAGCTGGCGCGCCTGGTGCAGGGGTACGCCCGCCGCCCGCAGGTCCAGGAGCGCCTCACCAACCAGATCGCCGACGCCGTCGAGGCCCGGCTGCGCCCTCGGGGCGTGGCCGTGGTGATCGAGGCGGAGCACCTCTGCATGATCATGCGGGGCGCCCGTGCCGAGGGCTCCCGGGCTGTCACGATGGCGGTGCGGGGCCTCTACGAGCGAGACCCGGCCGAACGCACCGCCGTACTGGCCCTGCTCGGCCACCGGGAGCCCCGCCGGGGCTGA
- a CDS encoding glutamyl-tRNA reductase, with translation MSEPRSGPSMWGMDWRTAPLELRERLALGDAAAVSGLLEQLAGPAVVLATCHRIEVYVEGPEQLGPALEALARRGGVSPSALHAHGAERHGEACVRHLLEVAAGLQSAMVGEPQILGQVRDALGLARQVRPPGPVLGALFERAVHAGKRVRTETALGSASPSLAREAVRRAVEGGLDLARGTVLVIGSGETAMLAAREAVGAGARRVRFCARRPSRPAGGAGRAAAPGRRRGGAGCGPHGGAAGAVGAGGPGRLRDVGARHRRGGRMAGGGGAGEAAAGAPDLWVVDLAVPRDVEVPAPMPEGLRLLGIDEVARAAEAAPRAPEGTGGEDRAAAMAIVGQETASFMEWLRQRQAAPAVVAMRRRAEAVRAQELEWALRRLDGRLAPRDREVLEAMTRRLTNKLMHLPTLYLKRMACEAGDERQERAG, from the coding sequence GTGAGCGAGCCTCGGAGCGGGCCGTCCATGTGGGGCATGGACTGGCGGACGGCGCCGCTGGAGCTGCGGGAGCGCCTGGCACTGGGCGACGCGGCGGCGGTTTCGGGCCTGCTGGAGCAACTGGCGGGGCCGGCCGTCGTGCTGGCCACCTGCCACCGGATCGAGGTCTACGTGGAAGGTCCCGAGCAGCTCGGCCCGGCGCTCGAGGCCCTGGCGCGGCGCGGGGGCGTGAGCCCGTCGGCCCTGCACGCCCACGGCGCGGAGCGTCACGGGGAGGCGTGCGTGCGCCACCTCCTGGAGGTGGCCGCCGGGCTGCAGTCGGCGATGGTCGGCGAGCCCCAGATCCTGGGTCAGGTGCGCGACGCCCTGGGCCTGGCGCGCCAGGTGCGGCCGCCGGGCCCGGTGCTGGGAGCCCTCTTCGAGCGGGCGGTGCACGCCGGCAAGCGGGTGCGGACCGAGACGGCCCTGGGGAGCGCGTCGCCCTCGCTGGCGCGCGAGGCGGTGCGCCGGGCCGTCGAGGGCGGGCTCGACCTGGCGAGGGGCACGGTGCTGGTGATCGGCAGCGGCGAGACCGCGATGCTGGCGGCCCGGGAGGCCGTGGGCGCGGGGGCGAGGCGGGTCCGCTTCTGCGCCCGGCGGCCGAGCAGGCCTGCAGGCGGCGCGGGCCGCGCTGCAGCGCCGGGGCGGCGCCGAGGTGGCGCTGGATGCGGCCCCCATGGCGGCGCTGCCGGAGCTGTTGGAGCAGGCGGACCTGGTCGTCTCCGCGACGTCGGCGCCCGGCACCGTCGTGGCGGCCGCATGGCTGGTGGCGGCGGTGCGGGCGAGGCCGCGGCCGGGGCGCCGGACCTGTGGGTCGTCGACCTGGCCGTGCCGAGGGACGTCGAGGTGCCCGCGCCCATGCCCGAGGGGCTGCGCCTGCTCGGCATCGACGAGGTGGCGCGAGCGGCCGAGGCGGCGCCGCGAGCGCCGGAAGGGACGGGCGGCGAGGATCGGGCGGCGGCCATGGCCATCGTCGGGCAGGAGACGGCGAGCTTCATGGAGTGGCTGCGCCAGCGTCAGGCGGCGCCGGCGGTGGTGGCCATGCGACGGCGCGCCGAGGCGGTCCGGGCGCAGGAGCTCGAGTGGGCGCTGAGGCGGCTCGACGGTCGGCTGGCGCCCCGGGACCGCGAGGTGCTGGAGGCCATGACCCGCCGGCTCACCAACAAGCTCATGCACCTGCCGACCCTCTACCTCAAGCGCATGGCTTGCGAGGCAGGGGACGAGCGCCAGGAGAGGGCGGGATGA
- the hemG gene encoding protoporphyrinogen oxidase — protein MRVAVVGGGMTGLAAAWRLVRAARAQGLPVELHVLEADVRWGGKVRTLRLDGGVDPSLAGALVEAGPDAIYTPKPWAVELARELGLGDRIVPARAGLRTSVLRGGRLVTLPDGLFSLMPSRLGPFVRSPLISWPGKARMGLELLVPGRRDQADESLGAFVRRRLGAEAVTYLAEPLLAGIHAADPWRLSLAATYPSFREDERRYGSLVRAMLARRRARGGRRGTHGSPFVSLAGGLEELVETLVARLQEQAVLRLRTPVTRLWPGERGWRMEAAAAGGASGSPDGGRWDAVILAVPSHRMAALAEPWDGELAGLLRRIPFASTAVVTLAYRPQDVPETSPVRRGSGVLVPSVEGRREGLVVTACTWFSSKWPHASPRGAMLVRCFVGRFGDESALDMGDEALARAAALAVERLGGLAGRPCHVAVHRWPASMPQYQVGHLETVAAIERRLGRWPGLFVAGASFRGMSLSDCVRQGDQAAQACVAYLAARASGAPRPIEERVG, from the coding sequence ATGCGAGTCGCCGTCGTGGGCGGCGGGATGACGGGGCTGGCCGCCGCCTGGCGGCTCGTGCGGGCCGCCCGGGCTCAGGGCCTGCCCGTCGAGCTCCACGTGCTCGAGGCTGACGTCCGGTGGGGCGGCAAGGTGCGCACGCTGCGCCTGGACGGGGGCGTCGACCCGTCGCTGGCGGGAGCCCTCGTCGAAGCCGGCCCCGACGCCATCTACACCCCCAAGCCGTGGGCGGTGGAGCTGGCGCGGGAGCTGGGCCTGGGCGACCGGATCGTGCCGGCGCGCGCAGGCCTGCGGACCAGCGTGCTGCGGGGCGGGCGGCTCGTGACGCTGCCCGACGGCCTCTTCTCGCTGATGCCGTCGCGCCTCGGGCCCTTCGTGCGCAGCCCCCTCATCAGCTGGCCGGGCAAGGCCCGCATGGGGCTGGAGCTGCTGGTGCCCGGACGCCGGGACCAGGCCGACGAGTCGCTGGGGGCGTTCGTGCGGCGCAGGCTCGGGGCGGAGGCGGTGACCTACCTGGCCGAGCCGCTCCTGGCGGGCATCCATGCGGCCGATCCCTGGCGGTTGAGCCTGGCCGCCACGTATCCCTCCTTCCGCGAGGACGAGCGCCGGTACGGCAGCCTGGTGCGGGCCATGCTGGCGCGGCGTCGAGCCCGCGGTGGCCGGCGGGGCACGCACGGTTCACCCTTCGTCAGCCTGGCGGGCGGGCTCGAGGAGCTGGTGGAGACGCTGGTGGCGCGCCTGCAGGAGCAGGCGGTGCTGCGGCTCCGGACGCCCGTCACGAGGCTGTGGCCCGGCGAAAGGGGCTGGAGGATGGAGGCCGCGGCGGCGGGAGGGGCATCCGGCTCGCCGGACGGGGGCCGGTGGGATGCCGTGATCCTGGCGGTGCCCTCTCATCGGATGGCCGCGCTGGCCGAGCCCTGGGACGGCGAGCTGGCCGGCCTGCTGCGCCGGATCCCCTTCGCCTCGACGGCGGTGGTGACGCTGGCCTACCGCCCCCAGGACGTGCCCGAGACGTCGCCGGTGCGCCGCGGCTCCGGCGTGCTGGTGCCGTCGGTGGAGGGGCGGCGGGAGGGGCTCGTCGTGACGGCCTGCACGTGGTTTTCGTCCAAGTGGCCCCATGCCAGCCCCAGGGGCGCGATGCTGGTGCGCTGCTTCGTGGGCCGCTTCGGCGACGAGTCGGCGCTGGACATGGGTGACGAGGCCCTGGCGCGTGCGGCGGCGCTGGCCGTCGAGCGGCTGGGGGGCCTGGCGGGGCGGCCCTGCCACGTCGCGGTGCATCGGTGGCCCGCCTCCATGCCCCAGTACCAGGTGGGCCACCTCGAGACCGTGGCGGCCATCGAGCGCCGGCTGGGCCGGTGGCCGGGGCTCTTCGTCGCCGGTGCCTCGTTTAGGGGCATGAGCCTCTCCGATTGCGTGCGGCAGGGCGACCAGGCGGCCCAGGCTTGCGTGGCCTACCTGGCGGCGCGGGCCTCCGGTGCGCCCCGGCCCATCGAGGAAAGGGTGGGATAG
- the hemC gene encoding hydroxymethylbilane synthase: MSVTTRPLRVATRSSRLALAQTEAVVERLRRSVPGVAVEIVPMTTRGDHGAWQDGARGAERVGAFVKELEVALQEGRADLAVHSLKDVPTDLPEGLVLGAFPEREDPRDVLVLPPAGSEPVERHGHAPTDATSALAVLGTGARLGTSSQRRGVQLRLLRPDLVAVPVRGNVETRLRRLDEGQVDALVLAGAGLRRLGLAHRATVWLGPEAVVPAAGQGTLAVECRADDGEVREALALLDRPELRAAAEAERAFLARTGAGCRWPVGAWARMVEGQELELVGFVAIPAGEVREGTAGWMAARGWRRVPLPRAVEADAPAWVDAARQLGESLADELLQRVRSGEGTFLESGAAGGV; encoded by the coding sequence ATGAGCGTGACGACCCGCCCGTTGCGGGTGGCCACCCGGTCGAGCAGGCTGGCCCTGGCGCAGACGGAGGCGGTGGTGGAGCGGCTGCGGCGAAGCGTGCCGGGCGTCGCCGTGGAGATCGTGCCCATGACGACCCGGGGCGACCACGGTGCGTGGCAGGACGGCGCGCGGGGGGCCGAGAGGGTCGGCGCCTTCGTCAAGGAGCTGGAGGTGGCCCTCCAGGAGGGGCGGGCGGACCTGGCCGTCCACAGCCTCAAGGACGTGCCGACCGACCTGCCCGAAGGCCTGGTGCTCGGGGCGTTTCCCGAGCGGGAAGACCCTCGCGACGTCCTGGTGCTGCCGCCGGCTGGGAGCGAGCCCGTCGAGAGGCACGGGCACGCCCCGACGGACGCCACCTCGGCGCTGGCGGTGCTGGGGACGGGGGCACGCCTCGGCACGTCGTCGCAGCGCCGGGGTGTGCAGCTTCGCCTGTTGCGCCCGGACCTGGTGGCGGTGCCCGTGCGGGGCAACGTCGAGACCCGCCTGCGGCGTCTGGATGAGGGGCAGGTCGATGCCCTGGTGCTGGCGGGCGCCGGCCTGAGGCGCCTGGGCCTGGCTCACCGTGCCACCGTGTGGTTGGGCCCCGAGGCGGTGGTGCCGGCGGCCGGGCAGGGGACGCTGGCCGTGGAGTGCCGCGCCGATGACGGGGAGGTGCGGGAGGCGCTGGCGCTGCTGGACCGGCCCGAGTTGCGGGCGGCCGCCGAGGCGGAGCGGGCCTTCCTCGCCCGCACAGGGGCGGGCTGCCGCTGGCCGGTGGGCGCCTGGGCCCGGATGGTGGAGGGGCAGGAGCTGGAGCTGGTGGGGTTCGTGGCCATCCCGGCGGGCGAAGTACGCGAGGGCACGGCGGGGTGGATGGCCGCGCGAGGGTGGCGGCGCGTGCCCCTGCCCCGGGCGGTGGAGGCGGACGCTCCGGCGTGGGTCGACGCCGCCCGGCAGCTGGGGGAGTCCCTGGCCGACGAGCTGCTCCAGCGGGTGCGCTCGGGGGAGGGGACCTTCCTTGAGTCCGGGGCCGCTGGCGGGGTGTAG
- the hemH gene encoding ferrochelatase: protein MTDQASRPTSGPQPDGTWGVLLMAYGSPSRPEEIAAYYTHIRGGRPPSTELLEELRERYAAIGGRSPLPEITERQAAALERRLNAGGGSWRVYVGMRHWQPWIADAVRRMADDGIRRAVGLALAPHDSRMSAGAYVESARQALDALEPERRPAVRFVRSWATHPLLADALARRLQAVLEQAGGEPVALFTAHSLPERILSWDDPYPREVEATCRAVVQRVGLETGRWRIAYQSQGRTAEPWLGPTLESALQECAQSGARHVVVCPVGFVADHLEVLYDIDIEARALADRLGLRLERTPSLNDAPDFIEVLADVVTSAASGRGQGAGEEAPTR, encoded by the coding sequence ATGACCGATCAGGCGTCGAGGCCGACGTCGGGGCCGCAGCCCGACGGGACGTGGGGCGTGCTGTTGATGGCGTACGGCAGCCCCAGCCGCCCCGAGGAGATCGCGGCCTACTACACCCACATCCGGGGCGGGCGGCCGCCGTCGACGGAGCTGCTGGAGGAGCTGAGGGAGCGCTACGCCGCCATCGGCGGGCGCTCGCCCTTGCCGGAGATCACCGAGCGCCAGGCGGCAGCCCTGGAGCGGCGGCTCAACGCCGGGGGCGGCTCGTGGCGCGTCTACGTCGGGATGCGCCACTGGCAGCCCTGGATCGCCGACGCCGTGCGGCGGATGGCCGACGACGGCATCCGCAGGGCCGTGGGGTTGGCGCTGGCGCCCCACGACTCGCGCATGAGCGCCGGTGCCTATGTCGAGTCCGCCCGGCAGGCTCTGGATGCGCTCGAGCCCGAGCGCAGGCCTGCGGTGCGCTTCGTGCGGAGCTGGGCCACCCATCCGCTCCTGGCCGACGCGCTGGCCCGGCGCCTGCAGGCGGTGCTGGAGCAGGCGGGCGGCGAGCCCGTCGCGCTCTTCACGGCCCACAGCCTGCCGGAGCGCATCCTGAGCTGGGACGACCCCTACCCTCGAGAGGTCGAGGCGACCTGTCGGGCCGTGGTGCAACGGGTGGGGCTCGAGACCGGGCGATGGCGCATCGCCTACCAGAGCCAGGGACGCACCGCCGAGCCGTGGCTGGGGCCGACCCTGGAGTCGGCGCTGCAGGAGTGCGCGCAGTCCGGCGCCCGTCACGTGGTCGTCTGCCCGGTGGGCTTCGTGGCCGACCACCTCGAGGTGCTCTACGACATCGACATCGAGGCCAGGGCGCTGGCCGATCGGCTCGGCCTGCGCCTGGAGCGCACGCCCTCTCTCAACGACGCGCCGGACTTCATCGAGGTGCTGGCCGACGTCGTGACCAGCGCAGCCAGCGGGCGGGGGCAGGGGGCTGGCGAGGAGGCGCCCACGCGCTGA
- a CDS encoding uroporphyrinogen-III synthase has protein sequence MSPGPLAGCRVLVTRPAHQAAPTVAALEAAGAAVVVEPLIRIEPPADPGPLREAAEGLLEGAYDWAVVTSPNGAAALADVLEQAAGWPPGRGPSGEDGAGTRLRARLCAVGPGTRKALESRGLVVHCVPERAEGAAIPDALQRLEPLAGRRILLALGDRADDRLEAALRARGARPVRVTAYRTLEDPSAARQAAERVRLGAVDLVLVASPSQVAALSGALVQSGAGRGDGEIRAVAIGPTTARAAVQAGWRVTQARSPDPAGLVAACVEAWSATKGSPPRPAGPDDGR, from the coding sequence TTGAGTCCGGGGCCGCTGGCGGGGTGTAGGGTGCTGGTGACCCGCCCCGCCCACCAGGCGGCGCCGACGGTGGCCGCGCTGGAGGCGGCGGGGGCGGCCGTGGTCGTCGAGCCGCTGATTCGCATCGAGCCCCCGGCCGATCCCGGCCCGCTTCGCGAGGCGGCGGAGGGTCTGCTCGAGGGAGCTTACGACTGGGCGGTCGTGACGAGCCCCAATGGGGCGGCCGCGCTGGCCGATGTCCTGGAGCAGGCGGCCGGATGGCCGCCGGGGCGCGGGCCGTCGGGCGAGGACGGGGCAGGCACACGCCTGCGGGCGCGGCTTTGCGCCGTGGGGCCGGGTACCCGAAAGGCGCTGGAGAGCCGGGGGCTCGTGGTGCACTGCGTGCCCGAGCGCGCCGAGGGGGCCGCCATCCCGGATGCGCTGCAACGTCTCGAACCGCTGGCGGGCCGCCGCATCCTGCTAGCCCTGGGAGACCGGGCGGACGACCGGCTGGAGGCGGCCCTGAGGGCACGTGGCGCCAGGCCCGTGCGGGTCACCGCCTACCGGACCCTGGAGGACCCTAGCGCAGCGAGGCAGGCGGCGGAGCGGGTGCGTCTGGGGGCCGTCGACCTGGTGCTGGTCGCGTCGCCCAGCCAGGTGGCGGCGCTCTCCGGAGCCCTTGTGCAATCGGGCGCCGGTCGAGGGGACGGCGAGATCCGGGCGGTCGCCATCGGCCCCACCACGGCCCGGGCGGCCGTCCAGGCGGGATGGCGTGTGACGCAGGCCCGCTCGCCGGACCCGGCGGGTCTGGTGGCGGCTTGCGTGGAGGCGTGGTCCGCGACCAAGGGGAGCCCTCCCCGCCCGGCGGGGCCGGACGACGGCCGGTGA